Proteins from a single region of Scleropages formosus chromosome 24, fSclFor1.1, whole genome shotgun sequence:
- the LOC108939530 gene encoding voltage-dependent anion-selective channel protein 2-like, which produces MTVPPSYSDLGKSAKEIFSKGCGFGVLRLDVKTKPLIGLELKGSASCHPDTSTGDMIVEMKCKWSSYEVAFTEKLNADKTIGAEITVKDNIAKGLKIAFDTAFSLSTGMKRGKVKTAYECDCINIRCDVDLGFHVTAVHGAAVVGYNGWLAGCQMTFDTAKSKVAQTNFAVGYESGDFQLHANVKNGSEFGGSIYQKVADNLETAVSLLWTAGSISTRFGVAAKYQLDSNTSINAKVNNEGLVGLDYSQTLQPGVKLNFSALIDGKSISGGHRLGLGLELGA; this is translated from the exons ATGACTGTGCCTCCTTCATACAGTGACCTTGGCAAATCTGCCAAAGAAATCTTCAGCAAAGGATGTG GTTTCGGTGTTCTCAGACTTGATGTGAAAACAAAGCCTCTAATTGGACTG GAACTGAAAGGCTCTGCTTCTTGCCATCCTGACACCAGCACTGGTGATATGATCGTGGAGATGAAATGCAAGTGGTCAAGCTATGAGGTGGCCTTTACAGAAAAGCTGAATGCTGACAAAACCATTGGAGCTGAAATAACAGTAAAAGATAAT ATTGCCAAAGGCTTAAAGATTGCATTCGATACCGCTTTCTCCCTGAGTACCGG CATGAAGAGGGGAAAGGTCAAGACTGCATATGAGTGTGACTGTATCAACATTCGCTGTGATGTAGACCTTGGTTTCCATGTTACAGCTGTTCATGGAGCAGCTGTTGTAGGATATAACGGGTGGCTTGCTGGCTGCCAAATGACCTTTGACACAGCCAAATCTAAAGTGGCACAGACAAATTTTGCTGTTGGTTACGAGAGTGGAGATTTCCAGCTGCATGCCAACGT taaaaatggctCTGAATTTGGAGGGTCTATTTACCAGAAAGTTGCTGACAATCTGGAAACCGCTGTCAGTTTATTATGGACTGCAGGCAGCATCAGCACACGCTTTGGCGTTGCAGCCAAATATCAGCTGGATTCCAACACTTCTATCAAT GCTAAAGTTAATAATGAAGGTTTGGTTGGACTAGATTACAGTCAGACCCTACAACCTG GTGTGAAACTGAACTTCTCGGCCCTCATTGAcgggaaaagcatcagtggtGGCCACAGGCTTGGACTGGGGTTGGAACTGGGAGCTTAA